The DNA window TACGTGCGCGGCGTCGCGTGGGTCCTGAGCGAGGAGGGCTTCCCGCTGCGCGGCTTCGATGCCGTCGTGGGCGGCGATGTGCCGGTCGGAGCCGGGCTCAGCTCATCCGCCGCGATGGAGGTCGGCGCGGCGATGGCGTTCGCGCGGGTGTCCGAGTTGGACATCGAACCGACGCGCCTGGCGCTCCTGTGCCAGAAGGCGGAGAACCGGTTCGTCGGCGTCAACTGCGGGATCATGGATCAGTTCATCTCGCGGTTGGGAAAGCGGGATCACGCGCTCTTTCTCGACTGCCGCGACCTTCGCTACGAGCACGTCCCGCTGCCGCTGGCAGACGCTCGGTTGGTCATCACGAACACGAACGTGAAGCGTTCGCTCGTCACGTCCGAGTACAACGCCCGCCGCGCCGAATGCGAGCGAGGCGTCGAGCTGATGCGCGCTTTCGTGCCGGGCGCCCAAGCCCTGCGCGACATCCCCGCCGACGTGTTCGCCCTCCACCGCGACGAACTGCCGGAGCTCACCGCTCAGCGATGCGGCTACGTCATCGAGGAGACCGCGCGCGTCGAAGCCGCCGTCGCCGCGTTCCGGAGCGGCAATCTGGACGAGGTCGGGCGGCTGATGCTCGCGTCGCACGAGGGCTTGCGCGACGGCTACGAGGTGAGCTGCCCGGAACTGGATG is part of the Candidatus Poribacteria bacterium genome and encodes:
- a CDS encoding galactokinase, coding for MEPVALTPLFRDCFGANPDFHSVAPGRVNLIGEHTDYNAGFVLPVAIDRSIVYAVRARDDRNVEIVSREFGGVSRFSLDAIDHDADQSWADYVRGVAWVLSEEGFPLRGFDAVVGGDVPVGAGLSSSAAMEVGAAMAFARVSELDIEPTRLALLCQKAENRFVGVNCGIMDQFISRLGKRDHALFLDCRDLRYEHVPLPLADARLVITNTNVKRSLVTSEYNARRAECERGVELMRAFVPGAQALRDIPADVFALHRDELPELTAQRCGYVIEETARVEAAVAAFRSGNLDEVGRLMLASHEGLRDGYEVSCPELDALVELAMDVPGVYGARMTGAGFGGCTVALLRESAVEPLRLEIAETYPARTGLTPDCYVCQVDDGARIVTA